In Acidaminococcus fermentans DSM 20731, one genomic interval encodes:
- a CDS encoding YlqD family protein, whose product MDKMIVRVPVVIKAKVTEDLKAKIIADMKRQVQAAELDFEQFQFNAKRALNEQAPAGPEAVRGLQEQIEYEKAQRGHALQELKDKLERAENLEIGSEVGHGTLERSVEITVGSDLEALMGAEIVVEDGKVVGFRE is encoded by the coding sequence ATGGATAAAATGATCGTTCGGGTGCCTGTAGTCATCAAGGCCAAGGTCACTGAAGACCTGAAAGCCAAGATCATTGCAGATATGAAACGTCAGGTCCAGGCGGCGGAATTGGATTTTGAACAGTTCCAGTTCAATGCCAAGCGGGCACTGAATGAACAGGCCCCTGCCGGTCCGGAAGCTGTCCGTGGGCTCCAGGAGCAGATCGAATACGAGAAGGCCCAGCGGGGCCATGCTCTCCAGGAGCTGAAAGACAAGCTGGAACGGGCTGAAAACCTGGAAATCGGCAGTGAAGTCGGTCATGGTACACTGGAACGTTCCGTAGAAATCACTGTGGGCAGCGACCTGGAAGCCCTGATGGGGGCGGAAATCGTCGTGGAAGACGGCAAAGTCGTCGGGTTCAGAGAATAA
- the rimM gene encoding ribosome maturation factor RimM (Essential for efficient processing of 16S rRNA), with translation MEQHIVIGKIVAPHGVRGEFRIMPQTDHPERYAKMKKITLDNGREYTVVSLRQHKNVYLMKVEGIDSMNDAETLRGRTIVLRPEELPPLPEGQFYVRDIIGFAAVTPEGETVGTLKDVLSPGSTDVFVIAPPQGEDILVAAIGDNIRNIDWEKKQITVVLPEWI, from the coding sequence ATGGAACAGCATATCGTGATTGGCAAAATTGTCGCCCCGCATGGCGTGCGGGGCGAATTTCGCATTATGCCGCAGACGGATCATCCGGAGCGGTACGCCAAAATGAAAAAAATCACCCTGGACAATGGTCGGGAATATACGGTGGTCAGCCTTCGTCAGCACAAGAATGTATACCTGATGAAGGTGGAAGGCATCGATTCCATGAACGATGCGGAAACCCTCCGGGGCCGGACCATCGTCCTGCGTCCGGAAGAACTGCCTCCCCTGCCGGAGGGCCAGTTCTACGTCCGGGACATCATCGGATTTGCCGCCGTGACTCCGGAAGGAGAAACGGTGGGGACCCTGAAGGATGTGCTCAGTCCCGGTTCCACCGATGTGTTCGTGATTGCTCCGCCCCAGGGGGAAGATATCCTGGTGGCCGCCATTGGGGACAACATCCGGAACATCGACTGGGAAAAGAAGCAGATTACCGTAGTGCTGCCGGAGTGGATCTGA
- the trmD gene encoding tRNA (guanosine(37)-N1)-methyltransferase TrmD: MKFVFVTLFPEMIRSACEWSILGRAAREGLLSVECVDPRYYATDRHRSVDDTTCGGGAGMVLKPQTFLAALDRARELAPGALVAAMTPVGESLGQERVCDLAGSGRDLILLCGHYEGFDERILEEADLRLSIGDFVLTGGELPALCVMDAVARFIPGVLGKQVSAEEDSFHHSLLEYPQYTRPVAYRGKSVPELLLSGDHAKIGQWRRKESLRATCRYRPELLRSMQWQKGDGKLFLAMKEEEKEKSQRHRED, translated from the coding sequence ATGAAATTTGTTTTTGTTACCCTGTTTCCGGAAATGATCCGCAGCGCCTGTGAATGGAGCATCCTGGGCCGGGCGGCCCGGGAAGGCCTGCTGTCCGTAGAGTGTGTGGATCCCCGGTACTATGCCACGGACCGTCACCGGAGTGTGGATGATACCACCTGCGGGGGCGGAGCCGGCATGGTGCTGAAGCCACAGACCTTTCTGGCGGCTTTGGACCGGGCCCGGGAACTGGCACCGGGGGCCCTGGTGGCGGCCATGACGCCGGTGGGAGAATCCCTTGGGCAGGAACGGGTGTGTGATCTGGCCGGGAGCGGACGGGATCTGATCCTGCTCTGCGGACACTACGAAGGATTTGATGAACGGATCCTCGAGGAAGCGGATCTCCGGCTTTCCATCGGGGACTTTGTGCTTACCGGGGGAGAACTGCCGGCCCTGTGCGTCATGGATGCGGTGGCCCGGTTCATTCCCGGGGTACTGGGCAAACAGGTCAGTGCGGAAGAGGATTCCTTCCACCACAGTCTGCTGGAATATCCTCAGTACACCCGGCCGGTGGCGTACAGAGGGAAATCCGTGCCGGAGCTCCTGCTCTCCGGCGACCACGCAAAAATCGGCCAATGGCGGCGGAAGGAAAGCCTGCGGGCCACCTGCCGCTACCGTCCGGAGCTGCTGCGGTCCATGCAGTGGCAGAAGGGGGATGGGAAACTGTTCCTGGCCATGAAAGAAGAAGAAAAAGAGAAGTCCCAGAGGCACCGGGAAGACTGA
- the rplS gene encoding 50S ribosomal protein L19 — MNVIEAIEKEQLRSDIPEFRPGDTLKVYVKVVEGTRERVQLFEGVCIARSGSGAREMFTVRRVASGVGVERMFPVHSPRLEKIVVSHRGVVRRAKLYYLRKLTGKAARIRERR, encoded by the coding sequence ATGAACGTTATTGAAGCAATCGAAAAGGAACAGCTGCGTTCCGACATTCCCGAATTCCGTCCTGGCGATACCCTGAAGGTATATGTGAAGGTTGTGGAAGGTACCCGTGAACGGGTTCAGCTGTTTGAAGGCGTCTGCATCGCCCGGAGCGGTTCCGGTGCCCGGGAAATGTTCACCGTCCGCCGTGTTGCTTCCGGCGTGGGCGTGGAAAGAATGTTCCCTGTTCATTCCCCGCGTCTGGAAAAGATCGTTGTATCCCACAGAGGTGTGGTACGCAGAGCCAAACTGTATTATCTGCGTAAACTGACCGGTAAAGCCGCTCGTATCAGAGAACGTCGGTAA
- the lepB gene encoding signal peptidase I has translation MSEEKKSGSWQDTVSDWLISIIVAVVLAFGIRTFLVEPYMVSGPSMMNTLQDRERLLVNKLVYYTRQPKRGEIIVFKYPSDTRRDFIKRVIAVGGDTIEIRDGKTYVNGEALDESYIREPFHTNLPRTTVPVGHIFVMGDNRNNSEDSRFRDVGFVDLSLVKGKASVIFWPLGQVRALP, from the coding sequence ATGAGCGAAGAAAAGAAATCCGGCTCCTGGCAGGATACGGTCAGTGACTGGCTGATCTCTATCATCGTGGCGGTGGTCCTGGCCTTCGGGATCCGTACCTTCCTGGTGGAACCCTATATGGTATCCGGACCTTCCATGATGAATACCCTCCAGGACCGGGAACGGCTGCTGGTGAACAAACTGGTCTATTACACCCGCCAGCCCAAACGGGGGGAGATCATCGTATTCAAGTATCCCAGTGATACCCGCCGGGATTTCATCAAGCGGGTCATTGCCGTGGGCGGAGATACCATTGAGATCCGGGACGGGAAGACCTATGTGAACGGGGAAGCCCTGGATGAAAGCTACATCCGGGAACCCTTCCATACCAACCTGCCCAGGACCACCGTTCCTGTCGGCCATATCTTTGTCATGGGGGACAACCGGAACAATTCGGAAGACAGCCGGTTCCGGGATGTGGGTTTTGTGGACCTGAGCCTGGTCAAAGGCAAGGCCAGCGTGATTTTCTGGCCCCTGGGCCAGGTAAGGGCGCTGCCGTGA
- the ylqF gene encoding ribosome biogenesis GTPase YlqF — protein sequence MENTISGKKFHIQWFPGHMTKAKRMMEANLKLVDVVVELLDARIPRSSANPMLQQLIGAKQKIVVLNKTDMADPERTQAWLSYFKKNSFTALEVDCQKGKGVKALVSAIQKAGEPTLEKWRKKGVRNRSIRVMIVGIPNVGKSTLINRLLGKNKAAAQNKPGVTRGPQWVILGKGLELLDTPGVLWPKFDNPETGFCLAVTGAIREEVFDQETAVHILVQRLLKLYPQELSASYRIELAPEDTVETVEEKIARARGCLKAGGVLDMNKTIQMILRDFKTGKLGSFTLEAPPREEA from the coding sequence ATGGAAAATACAATCAGCGGAAAGAAATTCCACATCCAGTGGTTCCCCGGTCACATGACCAAAGCCAAGCGGATGATGGAAGCCAACCTGAAACTGGTGGATGTGGTGGTGGAACTGCTGGATGCCCGGATTCCCCGGTCCAGTGCCAACCCCATGCTCCAGCAGCTGATCGGCGCCAAGCAGAAAATCGTGGTGCTGAACAAAACGGATATGGCAGATCCGGAACGGACCCAGGCCTGGCTGTCTTATTTCAAGAAAAACAGCTTTACAGCCCTGGAAGTGGACTGCCAGAAAGGCAAAGGAGTCAAGGCCCTGGTCAGCGCCATCCAGAAAGCCGGGGAACCCACCCTGGAAAAATGGCGGAAAAAAGGGGTCCGGAACCGCTCCATCCGGGTCATGATCGTGGGGATCCCCAATGTGGGGAAATCCACCCTGATCAACCGTCTGCTGGGCAAGAACAAGGCAGCGGCCCAGAACAAGCCGGGGGTGACCCGGGGACCCCAGTGGGTGATCCTGGGCAAGGGGCTGGAACTGCTGGATACCCCGGGGGTGTTGTGGCCCAAGTTCGACAATCCGGAAACCGGATTCTGTCTGGCGGTCACCGGAGCCATCCGGGAAGAGGTGTTCGATCAGGAAACTGCCGTCCATATCCTGGTCCAGCGGCTGCTGAAACTGTATCCTCAGGAATTGTCCGCCAGTTACAGGATTGAACTGGCTCCGGAAGATACGGTGGAAACCGTGGAAGAAAAAATCGCCCGGGCCCGGGGCTGTCTGAAAGCCGGCGGCGTCCTGGACATGAACAAGACCATCCAGATGATCCTCCGGGACTTCAAGACGGGGAAACTGGGTTCTTTTACCCTGGAAGCGCCGCCCCGGGAAGAGGCCTGA